One window of Bacillota bacterium genomic DNA carries:
- a CDS encoding ABC transporter permease, whose protein sequence is MLTYIARRLLFLPVVLIGVTLLVFVAMSFLSPYQLVSAYIKSPEELKNQNLDALVRKYGLNDPIHIRYFRWLGNLLRGDLGYSQSANMFVLQAIKARFPATLELALFSFIPVVLGGIWLGTISAMHHNRFLDHATRIFAIIGWSLPSFVGGLIMLMYFYGVLGWFPPGRLSTWAYQIVLSPEFRQYTGMHTVDAILNWNWRVFWDAVRHLIAPTITLAYLWWAFILRITRSSMLDVLNKDYVRTARAKGLRERLVISRHVRRNAMIPVATVAGLMVLGLLGGMAITETVFDFKGIGLLTTTAAQQLDYTMVLGSTLFYGVLLVAANLIVDVMYAIIDPRVRLE, encoded by the coding sequence ATGCTGACCTACATTGCCCGAAGGCTCCTGTTCTTGCCAGTGGTCCTGATCGGGGTGACCCTTCTTGTATTCGTGGCGATGTCGTTCCTCTCCCCTTACCAACTGGTAAGCGCTTACATCAAGTCCCCCGAGGAGCTCAAGAACCAGAACCTCGACGCCCTGGTGAGGAAGTACGGGCTGAACGATCCGATCCACATAAGGTACTTCAGGTGGCTAGGTAACTTGCTACGGGGAGATCTGGGGTACTCCCAATCCGCCAACATGTTCGTCCTACAGGCGATCAAGGCGAGATTCCCCGCCACACTTGAACTTGCGCTATTCTCATTCATACCGGTGGTCCTGGGCGGCATATGGCTCGGAACCATTTCCGCAATGCACCACAACAGGTTTCTGGACCACGCCACTCGCATCTTCGCGATCATAGGGTGGTCCCTCCCGTCTTTCGTTGGCGGCCTCATCATGCTCATGTACTTCTATGGTGTGCTCGGATGGTTCCCACCCGGCCGGCTATCCACCTGGGCCTACCAAATCGTTCTGTCGCCGGAGTTCCGGCAGTACACCGGCATGCACACGGTGGACGCCATACTCAATTGGAACTGGCGGGTGTTCTGGGACGCTGTCAGGCACTTGATTGCACCTACGATAACCCTCGCCTACCTGTGGTGGGCGTTCATACTCAGGATCACGCGTTCGAGCATGCTCGATGTCCTGAATAAAGACTACGTCAGAACCGCCCGGGCGAAAGGCCTCCGTGAGCGCCTCGTGATCAGCCGGCACGTGAGGCGGAACGCCATGATCCCAGTTGCAACGGTGGCGGGCCTCATGGTCCTGGGCCTTCTGGGTGGCATGGCCATCACCGAGACTGTCTTCGACTTCAAGGGGATCGGCCTCCTTACCACTACAGCAGCTCAGCAGCTCGACTACACTATGGTTCTGGGATCCACGCTGTTCTACGGAGTTCTGCTCGTGGCGGCAAACCTGATTGTGGACGTCATGTATGCTATCATAGACCCCAGGGTCAGATTGGAGTAG